A window of the Gossypium hirsutum isolate 1008001.06 chromosome A03, Gossypium_hirsutum_v2.1, whole genome shotgun sequence genome harbors these coding sequences:
- the LOC107938865 gene encoding DUF21 domain-containing protein At2g14520 isoform X2 produces the protein MLALPIFLDGLVTAWGAILISVTLILLFGEIIPQSVCSRYGLAIGATVAPFVQVLVWVCFPVAYPISKLLDFLLGHGHVALFRRAELKTLVNLHGNEAGKGGELTHDETTIIAGALELSEKTAKDAMTPISETFAIDINAKLDRELMSLILEKGHSRVPVYYEHSTNIIGLVLVKNLLTVHPEDEVPVKSVTIRRIPRVQETLPLYDILNEFQKGHSHMAVVVRQCNKADQPPSNNSSRSPLPEVKVDIDGEKYPQENALRRKRSLKKWKSFPTSNDSFKSGSRSRKWSKGTDSDILHLNGSPLPQLPEEEEAVGIITMEDVIEELLQEEIFDETDHHYDDS, from the exons ATGCTG gCACTTCCCATTTTCCTTGATGGTTTGGTCACTGCTTGGGGTGCTATCTTGATTTCAGTGACCTTGATTCTTCTGTTTGGTGAG ATAATACCGCAATCCGTCTGTTCTCGATATGGTTTGGCAATTGGTGCAACTGTAGCTCCATTTGTTCAAGTTCTTGTTTGGGTCTGTTTTCCTGTTGCATACCCAATAAGCAAG CTGTTAGACTTTTTACTAGGCCATGGACATGTAGCACTTTTTCGAAGAGCCGAGTTGAAAACCCTAGTAAATTTGCACGGGAATGAG GCTGGAAAAGGTGGAGAACTGACGCACGATGAGACAACAATTATAGCTGGAGCACTTGAGCTCTCCGAGAAAACAGCTAAAGATGCCATGACTCCTATATCCGAAACATTTGCAATTGACATTAACGCCAAGCTTGACAG GGAATTGATGAGTTTAATTTTAGAGAAAGGACATAGCAGAGTTCCAGTTTATTATGAGCACTCTACAAACATTATTGGACTTGTTTTG GTCAAGAATTTATTAACAGTCCACCCTGAAGATGAAGTTCCTGTGAAGAGTGTCACTATACGAAGGATTCCAAG GGTTCAAGAAACTCTACCATTGTACGATATATTAAATGAATTTCAAAAAGGTCATAGCCATATGGCCGTTGTTGTAAGACAGTGCAACAAGGCAGACCAGCCGCCTTCTAACAACTCATCTAGGA GCCCTTTGCCGGAAGTGAAGGTTGACATTGATGGTGAGAAATATCCTCAAGAAAACGCTTTAAGACGTAAACGATCACTGAAGAAGTGGAAGAGCTTTCCCACTTCGAATGATTCTTTTAAAAGTGGTTCCCGGAGCCGAAAATGGTCAAAGGGTACTGATTCTGACATCTTACATCTAAATGGCAGTCCACTCCCACAGCTCCCTGAAGAAGAGGAGGCTGTTGGCATTATAACAATGGAAGATGTCATTGAAGAGCTTTTACAG GAGGAGATCTTTGACGAGACGGATCATCATTACGATGACTCATGA
- the LOC107938865 gene encoding DUF21 domain-containing protein At2g14520 isoform X1, which produces MAVEYSCCELEFFIHILIVVLLVLFAGLMSGLTLGLMSMSLVDLEVLAKSGTPKDRKHAAKILPVVKKQHLLLCTLLICNAAAMEALPIFLDGLVTAWGAILISVTLILLFGEIIPQSVCSRYGLAIGATVAPFVQVLVWVCFPVAYPISKLLDFLLGHGHVALFRRAELKTLVNLHGNEAGKGGELTHDETTIIAGALELSEKTAKDAMTPISETFAIDINAKLDRELMSLILEKGHSRVPVYYEHSTNIIGLVLVKNLLTVHPEDEVPVKSVTIRRIPRVQETLPLYDILNEFQKGHSHMAVVVRQCNKADQPPSNNSSRSPLPEVKVDIDGEKYPQENALRRKRSLKKWKSFPTSNDSFKSGSRSRKWSKGTDSDILHLNGSPLPQLPEEEEAVGIITMEDVIEELLQEEIFDETDHHYDDS; this is translated from the exons TCGCGGGTTTGATGTCGGGGCTTACTTTGGGCCTTATGTCGATGAGTCTCGTCGATCTTGAGGTTCTTGCCAAGTCCGGAACTCCCAAGGATCGTAAACATGCTG CAAAAATATTGCCGGTTGTCAAAAAACAGCATTTGTTGCTTTGTACACTACTTATATGCAATGCTGCTGCGATGgag gCACTTCCCATTTTCCTTGATGGTTTGGTCACTGCTTGGGGTGCTATCTTGATTTCAGTGACCTTGATTCTTCTGTTTGGTGAG ATAATACCGCAATCCGTCTGTTCTCGATATGGTTTGGCAATTGGTGCAACTGTAGCTCCATTTGTTCAAGTTCTTGTTTGGGTCTGTTTTCCTGTTGCATACCCAATAAGCAAG CTGTTAGACTTTTTACTAGGCCATGGACATGTAGCACTTTTTCGAAGAGCCGAGTTGAAAACCCTAGTAAATTTGCACGGGAATGAG GCTGGAAAAGGTGGAGAACTGACGCACGATGAGACAACAATTATAGCTGGAGCACTTGAGCTCTCCGAGAAAACAGCTAAAGATGCCATGACTCCTATATCCGAAACATTTGCAATTGACATTAACGCCAAGCTTGACAG GGAATTGATGAGTTTAATTTTAGAGAAAGGACATAGCAGAGTTCCAGTTTATTATGAGCACTCTACAAACATTATTGGACTTGTTTTG GTCAAGAATTTATTAACAGTCCACCCTGAAGATGAAGTTCCTGTGAAGAGTGTCACTATACGAAGGATTCCAAG GGTTCAAGAAACTCTACCATTGTACGATATATTAAATGAATTTCAAAAAGGTCATAGCCATATGGCCGTTGTTGTAAGACAGTGCAACAAGGCAGACCAGCCGCCTTCTAACAACTCATCTAGGA GCCCTTTGCCGGAAGTGAAGGTTGACATTGATGGTGAGAAATATCCTCAAGAAAACGCTTTAAGACGTAAACGATCACTGAAGAAGTGGAAGAGCTTTCCCACTTCGAATGATTCTTTTAAAAGTGGTTCCCGGAGCCGAAAATGGTCAAAGGGTACTGATTCTGACATCTTACATCTAAATGGCAGTCCACTCCCACAGCTCCCTGAAGAAGAGGAGGCTGTTGGCATTATAACAATGGAAGATGTCATTGAAGAGCTTTTACAG GAGGAGATCTTTGACGAGACGGATCATCATTACGATGACTCATGA